One Pseudomonas rhizophila DNA window includes the following coding sequences:
- a CDS encoding XRE family transcriptional regulator, with amino-acid sequence MNKHIGSDFDDFLAEQGIAEEVSAAALKRVIAWQIAEAMKLQKVTKKALAQRMHTSRTAVDRALDQNDAGMTLAKLASAARALGQRVEVRLVPEQEEAHA; translated from the coding sequence ATGAACAAGCACATCGGATCTGATTTTGACGACTTCCTCGCCGAGCAAGGTATCGCCGAAGAAGTTTCCGCAGCTGCGCTCAAACGCGTTATTGCCTGGCAGATTGCCGAAGCAATGAAACTTCAGAAAGTGACCAAAAAGGCCCTTGCACAGCGGATGCACACCAGTCGCACTGCTGTTGATCGTGCGTTGGATCAGAACGATGCAGGAATGACGCTGGCAAAGCTTGCCAGCGCAGCGCGTGCGTTGGGTCAGAGAGTGGAAGTGCGGCTGGTTCCCGAGCAGGAAGAGGCTCACGCATAA
- a CDS encoding type II toxin-antitoxin system PemK/MazF family toxin codes for MPLYYHPKQGDVLLCDFTRGFVAPEMLKIRKVVVISPTATHSRKLCTVVPISSTTPQTQQDWHHLLRTNPLQSDGCKELWVKCDMIYTVSFERLDKLHKKTRSKGREYFVPRLGSEDMQGVIAGVKAYLPL; via the coding sequence ATGCCTCTTTATTACCATCCCAAGCAAGGCGATGTTCTTCTTTGCGACTTCACGCGGGGCTTTGTTGCGCCTGAAATGCTGAAGATCCGCAAGGTGGTGGTGATCTCTCCTACTGCCACACACAGTCGCAAGCTCTGCACTGTGGTGCCGATTTCCTCCACAACTCCACAAACTCAGCAGGACTGGCACCACCTGCTCCGCACCAACCCCCTCCAGTCCGATGGCTGCAAAGAGCTGTGGGTGAAGTGCGACATGATTTATACCGTGAGTTTTGAACGTCTGGACAAGCTGCATAAAAAGACTCGATCCAAGGGCCGAGAGTACTTCGTTCCTCGCCTGGGCTCTGAAGACATGCAAGGCGTGATCGCCGGTGTGAAGGCCTACCTTCCGCTCTAA
- the dapD gene encoding 2,3,4,5-tetrahydropyridine-2,6-dicarboxylate N-succinyltransferase, which translates to MSNTLFSLAFGVGTQNRQGSWLEVFYAQPLLNPSAEIVKAIAPILGYSEGNQAITFTTAQASQLADALKGVDAGQAALLTRLAESHKPLVATLLAEDAQLSSTPEAYLKLHLLSHRLVKPHGLNLTGIFPLLPNVAWTSQGAIDLGELAEHQLEARLRGELLEVFSVDKFPKMTDYVVPAGVRIADAARIRLGAYVGEGTTVMHEGFVNFNAGTEGPGMIEGRVSAGVFVGKGSDLGGGCSTMGTLSGGGNIVIKVGEGCLIGANAGIGIPLGDRNTVESGLYVTAGTKVALLDENNQLVKVVKARELAGQPDLLFRRNSETGAVECKTHKSAIELNEALHAHN; encoded by the coding sequence ATGTCCAATACTCTGTTCAGCCTGGCCTTCGGTGTCGGCACGCAAAACCGTCAAGGTAGCTGGCTGGAAGTGTTCTACGCCCAACCGTTGCTCAACCCTTCGGCCGAGATCGTTAAGGCCATCGCGCCGATTCTGGGCTATAGCGAAGGCAACCAGGCCATCACCTTCACCACCGCCCAGGCTTCGCAACTGGCTGACGCGCTCAAGGGCGTCGATGCTGGGCAAGCCGCGTTGCTGACCCGTCTGGCCGAGAGCCATAAGCCGCTGGTCGCCACCCTGCTGGCTGAAGACGCCCAACTGAGCTCCACGCCCGAGGCCTACCTCAAGCTGCATCTGTTGTCCCACCGCCTGGTCAAGCCTCACGGCCTGAACCTGACCGGTATTTTCCCGCTGCTGCCGAACGTGGCCTGGACCAGCCAGGGCGCAATCGACCTGGGCGAATTGGCCGAGCACCAGCTCGAAGCCCGTCTGCGCGGCGAGCTGCTGGAAGTGTTCTCGGTGGACAAGTTCCCGAAAATGACTGACTACGTGGTCCCGGCTGGCGTGCGTATCGCCGATGCCGCGCGGATCCGCCTGGGCGCCTACGTGGGCGAAGGCACCACGGTGATGCACGAAGGTTTCGTCAACTTCAACGCCGGCACCGAAGGCCCGGGCATGATCGAAGGCCGTGTATCGGCTGGCGTGTTCGTCGGCAAGGGTTCGGACTTGGGCGGCGGTTGCTCGACCATGGGCACCCTGTCGGGCGGCGGCAACATCGTGATCAAGGTCGGTGAAGGCTGCCTGATCGGTGCCAACGCCGGCATCGGCATTCCGCTGGGCGACCGCAACACCGTGGAGTCGGGCCTGTACGTGACCGCCGGCACCAAGGTGGCGCTGCTGGACGAGAACAACCAACTGGTCAAGGTGGTCAAGGCCCGCGAGCTGGCCGGCCAGCCCGATCTGCTGTTCCGCCGCAACTCCGAGACCGGCGCGGTGGAATGCAAAACCCATAAATCGGCCATCGAGCTGAACGAAGCACTGCACGCCCACAACTAA
- a CDS encoding DUF6124 family protein has product MDNKETQNAPKPASTFPYGDYAPEKLQEAADRVLDHYLKPDDSESEPKPSVQLFTVADGIDTEVLLANLSETLASANAMLNDLAFDQDGSRRHVALGVAQMIELGMLLANKCLDRVELRA; this is encoded by the coding sequence ATGGACAACAAAGAGACTCAAAACGCACCAAAGCCCGCATCCACTTTCCCCTACGGCGATTACGCACCCGAAAAACTGCAAGAAGCCGCTGATCGTGTGCTGGATCACTATCTCAAACCTGACGACAGCGAGTCAGAACCCAAGCCCTCAGTACAGCTATTCACTGTGGCTGACGGTATCGACACCGAAGTGTTGCTGGCCAATCTCAGCGAAACCCTGGCTTCGGCCAATGCAATGCTCAATGACCTTGCCTTCGATCAGGACGGCTCGCGACGACATGTAGCATTGGGAGTGGCCCAGATGATTGAGTTGGGGATGTTGTTGGCGAACAAGTGCCTGGATCGAGTAGAGCTTCGGGCTTGA
- a CDS encoding ArsC family reductase, whose product MTDSSKTLHLFGIKACDTMKKARTWLDEHAVHYDFHDYKTAGIDREHLTQWCNEHGWQVVLNRAGTTFRKLDDERKADLDQTKAIELMLGQPSMIKRPVLDLGDRTLIGFKPDIYAAEIK is encoded by the coding sequence TTGACCGATTCAAGTAAAACGTTGCACCTTTTCGGTATCAAAGCCTGTGACACGATGAAAAAGGCGCGCACCTGGCTCGATGAACACGCTGTGCACTACGACTTTCACGATTACAAGACCGCCGGCATCGACCGTGAGCACCTGACCCAATGGTGCAACGAGCATGGCTGGCAAGTGGTGTTGAACCGTGCCGGTACGACCTTTCGCAAACTCGACGACGAACGCAAAGCCGATCTCGACCAGACGAAAGCCATCGAACTGATGCTCGGCCAACCCTCGATGATCAAGCGCCCGGTGCTTGATCTCGGTGACCGAACCCTGATTGGCTTCAAGCCAGATATATATGCGGCAGAAATCAAGTAA
- a CDS encoding [protein-PII] uridylyltransferase yields MPQVDPELFDRGQFQAELALKASPISAFKKAIRQAHEVLDQRFRSGRDIRRLIEDRAWFVDNILQKAWEQFNWSEDADIALVAVGGYGRGELHPYSDIDLLILLDSADHEVFRDSIERFLTLLWDIGLEVGQSVRSVQECAEEARADLTVITNLMESRTIAGPERLRQRMLEVTSTAHMWPSKDFFLAKHAEQKARHHKYNDTEYNLEPNVKGSPGGLRDIQTILWVARRQYGTLNLRALAGEGFLVESENALLASSQEFLWKVRYALHMLAGRSEDRLLFDHQRSIAGLLGFEGQDAKQSIENFMQQYYRVVMSIAQLSELIIQHFEEVILAPEDEEPPQPINSRFQLHDGYIEARNANVFRRTPFAMLEIFVLMAQQPEIKGVRADTIRLLRENRHLIDDDFRHDIRNTSLFIELFKCRIGVHRNLRRMNRYGILGRYLPEFGFIVGQMQHDLFHIYTVDAHTLNLIKHLRKLQYTQVSEKFPLASKLMGKLPKPELIYMAGLYHDIGKGRQGDHSEIGAVDAEAFCQRHQLPVWDSRLIVWLVQNHLVMSTTAQRKDLSDPQVIHDFAQIVGDETRLDYLYVLTVADINATNPSLWNSWRASLLRQLYTETKRALRRGLENPVDREEQIRRTQTAALDILVRGGTDPDDVEQLWSQLGDDYFLRHTAGDVAWHSDAILQQPADGGPLVLIKETTQREFEGGTQIFIYAPDQHDFFAVTVAAMDQLNLNIHDARVITSSSQFTLDTYIVLDTDGDSIGDNPTRVKQIRDGLTEALRNPADYPTIIQRRVPRQLKHFAFAPQVTIHNDAQRQVTVLELSAPDRPGLLARVGHIFLEFDLSLQNAKIATLGERVEDVFFITDAHNQPLSDPQLCSRLQDAIVRQLSVNQEPDAHPTRISI; encoded by the coding sequence ATGCCGCAGGTGGATCCCGAACTCTTCGACCGCGGCCAGTTCCAGGCTGAACTGGCCCTGAAGGCAAGCCCCATATCGGCCTTCAAGAAGGCGATCCGCCAGGCTCATGAAGTGCTCGACCAGCGCTTTCGCAGTGGCCGGGATATTCGCCGGCTGATCGAAGACCGTGCCTGGTTCGTCGATAACATCCTGCAAAAGGCCTGGGAACAGTTCAACTGGAGCGAAGACGCCGACATTGCCCTGGTGGCGGTGGGCGGCTATGGGCGCGGTGAGCTGCACCCTTACTCCGACATTGATCTGCTGATCCTGCTGGACAGCGCCGACCATGAAGTTTTCCGCGACTCCATCGAGCGTTTCCTGACGCTGCTGTGGGACATCGGCCTGGAAGTCGGTCAGAGCGTGCGTTCGGTGCAGGAATGCGCCGAAGAGGCCCGCGCCGACCTGACGGTGATCACCAACCTGATGGAAAGCCGCACCATCGCCGGTCCCGAGCGCCTTCGCCAGCGTATGCTCGAGGTCACCAGCACCGCGCACATGTGGCCCAGCAAGGACTTTTTCCTGGCCAAGCACGCCGAACAAAAGGCCCGCCACCACAAGTACAACGACACCGAATACAACCTGGAACCCAACGTCAAAGGCTCCCCTGGCGGATTGCGGGACATCCAGACCATCCTGTGGGTTGCCCGTCGCCAGTACGGCACTCTGAACCTGCGCGCCCTGGCTGGCGAAGGCTTCCTGGTGGAAAGCGAAAATGCCCTGCTGGCCTCGTCCCAGGAATTCCTGTGGAAAGTGCGCTACGCCTTGCACATGCTTGCCGGGCGATCCGAAGACCGCTTGCTGTTCGATCACCAGCGCTCCATCGCGGGCTTGCTGGGTTTCGAGGGCCAGGATGCCAAGCAGTCCATCGAAAACTTCATGCAGCAGTACTACCGGGTGGTGATGAGCATCGCCCAGCTCAGCGAACTGATCATCCAGCACTTCGAGGAGGTCATCCTCGCCCCCGAAGACGAAGAACCGCCGCAGCCGATCAACTCACGCTTCCAGCTCCACGATGGTTACATCGAAGCGCGCAACGCCAATGTATTCCGCCGTACGCCGTTCGCCATGCTGGAGATTTTCGTGCTCATGGCCCAGCAGCCGGAAATCAAGGGGGTGCGCGCCGACACCATTCGCCTGCTGCGGGAAAACCGTCACCTGATCGATGACGACTTCCGCCACGATATCCGCAACACCAGCCTGTTCATCGAGCTGTTCAAGTGCAGGATCGGGGTGCATCGCAACCTGCGGCGGATGAACCGCTACGGCATTCTGGGGCGCTACCTGCCGGAGTTCGGTTTCATCGTCGGTCAGATGCAGCACGACCTGTTCCACATCTATACGGTCGATGCCCACACGCTGAACCTGATCAAGCACCTGCGGAAGTTGCAATACACCCAGGTATCGGAAAAATTCCCGCTGGCCAGCAAGCTCATGGGCAAGCTGCCCAAGCCCGAACTGATCTACATGGCGGGGCTTTACCACGACATCGGCAAGGGTCGCCAGGGCGACCACTCCGAGATCGGCGCGGTGGATGCCGAGGCGTTCTGCCAGCGCCATCAACTGCCGGTATGGGACAGCCGGCTGATCGTCTGGCTGGTGCAGAATCACCTGGTGATGTCGACCACCGCCCAGCGCAAGGACCTGTCCGACCCGCAAGTGATCCACGACTTCGCCCAGATCGTCGGTGATGAAACACGTCTGGATTACCTCTACGTGCTGACCGTGGCCGATATCAATGCCACCAACCCGAGCCTGTGGAACTCCTGGCGCGCCAGCCTGTTGCGCCAGCTCTACACCGAGACCAAGCGTGCCCTGCGCCGCGGCCTGGAAAACCCGGTGGACCGCGAAGAGCAGATCCGTCGCACCCAGACTGCCGCCCTGGACATCCTGGTGCGCGGCGGCACCGATCCGGACGACGTCGAACAGCTCTGGTCGCAGTTGGGCGATGACTATTTCCTGCGCCACACTGCCGGCGACGTCGCCTGGCACAGCGACGCGATTTTGCAGCAACCGGCCGATGGCGGGCCGTTGGTGCTGATCAAGGAAACCACCCAGCGCGAGTTCGAGGGCGGCACGCAGATTTTCATCTACGCCCCAGACCAGCACGACTTCTTCGCCGTGACTGTGGCGGCGATGGACCAGCTCAACCTCAACATTCACGACGCCCGGGTCATTACCTCCAGCAGCCAGTTCACCCTCGACACCTACATTGTGCTCGACACCGATGGCGATTCGATTGGCGACAACCCGACGCGGGTCAAACAGATCCGCGACGGTCTCACCGAGGCCCTGCGCAACCCGGCGGATTACCCGACCATCATCCAGCGCCGGGTCCCGCGCCAGCTCAAGCACTTCGCCTTCGCTCCCCAGGTAACGATCCACAACGACGCCCAGCGTCAGGTCACGGTGCTGGAGCTCAGCGCCCCGGACCGCCCTGGCCTGCTGGCGCGGGTCGGGCATATATTCCTGGAGTTCGACCTGTCGTTGCAGAACGCCAAGATCGCCACCTTGGGCGAACGGGTGGAAGACGTGTTCTTCATCACTGACGCGCATAACCAGCCGCTGTCCGATCCGCAGCTGTGCAGCCGCTTGCAGGACGCGATTGTCCGGCAGTTGAGCGTCAACCAGGAACCTGATGCTCACCCGACACGGATCAGCATCTGA
- a CDS encoding Na+/H+ antiporter produces MQSAYTVLILLTLVGVSRLIGRLIPLPLPLVQIGAGALLAWPSLGLHVTLNPELFLFLFLPPLLFSDGWRMPKREFWRLRGPILTLAVGLVLFTVVGAGYFIHWLLPSIPLPVAFALAAVLSPTDAVAVSAIARDRLPGPLMHMLQGEALMNDASGLVTFKFALAAAITGVFSLANASLTFMLVAIGGLLVGVALSWLVGRMRAWMIGRGWDDPATHVVFMLLLPFAAYVLAERLGASGILSAVAAGMMQSWLDLLPRQTGTRLLNRSVWSLLEFAFNGLIFLLLGLQLPDIAKAVTSHETTLWPTLFYRCLDVVAIFLVLLVLRFVWVQSTWRLSGLLRRWRGKGELTLVPTARSCWLLTFGGVRGAVTLAGVLSVPMLLAAGEPFPERDLLIFIAAGVILLSLIAACIALPLLLRGIEKSPDDKRRHEVRDAWRKTAEAAIHALEVDETSEAASAPDATQAALATEVKARLMSEYRHQLEVFNDSAEAQALAFEMDLLERRLRLKAYRAQRLELYRLSRHHQIGDDVLREVLGELDLAEANLGLGK; encoded by the coding sequence ATGCAAAGCGCTTATACCGTGCTGATCCTGTTGACGCTGGTGGGTGTTTCACGGCTGATCGGACGGTTGATTCCGCTGCCGTTGCCCTTGGTGCAGATCGGCGCAGGGGCGTTGCTGGCCTGGCCATCCCTGGGTTTGCATGTAACGCTCAATCCGGAGTTGTTCCTGTTTTTATTCCTGCCACCGCTGCTGTTCTCCGACGGCTGGCGTATGCCCAAGCGCGAATTCTGGCGCCTGCGCGGGCCGATCCTGACACTGGCGGTGGGGCTGGTGCTGTTTACGGTGGTGGGCGCCGGTTATTTCATTCACTGGCTGCTGCCGAGCATCCCGCTGCCGGTGGCGTTTGCCCTGGCGGCGGTCCTGTCGCCGACCGACGCGGTGGCGGTGTCGGCGATTGCTCGCGACCGCTTGCCCGGCCCCCTGATGCACATGCTCCAGGGCGAAGCGCTGATGAACGACGCCTCGGGCCTGGTCACCTTCAAGTTCGCCCTGGCGGCGGCCATCACCGGGGTGTTTTCCCTGGCCAACGCGAGCCTGACCTTCATGCTGGTGGCGATCGGTGGACTGCTGGTCGGCGTGGCCTTGAGTTGGCTGGTGGGCCGTATGCGGGCCTGGATGATCGGGCGCGGCTGGGACGACCCGGCCACCCACGTAGTGTTCATGTTGCTGTTGCCATTCGCGGCCTATGTGCTGGCTGAACGTTTGGGCGCTTCGGGGATTCTCTCGGCAGTGGCGGCCGGCATGATGCAGAGCTGGCTCGACCTGCTGCCGCGCCAGACCGGCACGCGGTTGCTCAACCGCAGCGTCTGGTCACTGCTGGAGTTCGCCTTCAACGGCTTGATCTTCCTGCTGCTGGGCCTGCAATTGCCGGACATCGCCAAGGCGGTGACCAGCCACGAAACCACATTGTGGCCGACGCTGTTCTACCGCTGCCTGGACGTGGTGGCGATTTTCCTGGTGTTGCTGGTGCTGCGGTTTGTCTGGGTGCAAAGCACCTGGCGCCTGTCCGGGCTATTGCGCCGCTGGCGTGGCAAGGGCGAGCTGACGCTCGTGCCGACTGCGCGCTCCTGCTGGTTGCTGACCTTCGGCGGGGTGCGCGGAGCGGTGACACTGGCGGGCGTGCTGTCGGTGCCGATGCTGTTGGCGGCGGGTGAGCCGTTTCCCGAGCGAGACTTGCTGATCTTCATTGCCGCCGGGGTGATTCTGCTGTCATTGATCGCCGCCTGCATCGCCCTGCCATTGCTGCTGCGAGGTATCGAGAAAAGCCCCGATGACAAGCGCCGCCACGAAGTGCGCGATGCCTGGCGCAAAACTGCTGAAGCGGCGATCCATGCATTGGAAGTGGACGAAACGAGCGAGGCTGCCAGCGCGCCCGACGCGACCCAAGCGGCGCTGGCGACCGAGGTCAAGGCGCGGTTGATGTCTGAATATCGCCATCAGTTGGAGGTGTTCAACGACTCCGCCGAAGCCCAGGCGCTGGCGTTTGAGATGGACCTGCTGGAACGCCGGCTGCGCTTGAAGGCCTATCGGGCGCAGCGGCTGGAGTTGTATCGCCTCAGCCGTCATCACCAGATTGGGGATGATGTGCTGCGAGAGGTGCTGGGGGAGTTGGATCTGGCGGAGGCGAATTTGGGGTTGGGTAAATAA
- the dapC gene encoding succinyldiaminopimelate transaminase has product MNNALNQLQPYPFEKLRALLGSVTPNPDKRPIALSIGEPKHRSPSFVAEALASNLEKMAVYPTTLGIPELREAITGWCERRFNVPNGWLDPARHVLPVNGTREALFAFTQTVVNRGDDALVVSPNPFYQIYEGAAFLAGAKPHYLPCLDENGFNPDFDAVSPDIWKRCQILFLCSPGNPTGALIPVDVLKRLIALADEHDFVIAADECYSELYFDEQTPPPGLLSACVELGRQDFKRCVVFHSLSKRSNLPGLRSGFVAGDADILKGFLLYRTYHGCAMPVQTQLASIAAWNDEVHVRANRALYREKFDAVLEILSPVLDVQRPDGSFYLWPNVAGDDAAFCRDLFEQEHVTVVPGSYLSREVDGVNPGAGRVRMALVAPLAECVEAAERIRAFIQRRG; this is encoded by the coding sequence ATGAACAACGCTCTGAACCAGTTGCAGCCCTACCCGTTCGAAAAGCTCCGCGCCCTGCTGGGCAGCGTCACGCCCAACCCGGACAAACGCCCGATCGCGCTGTCCATCGGCGAGCCCAAGCACCGCTCGCCAAGCTTTGTGGCTGAAGCCCTGGCCAGCAATCTGGAAAAAATGGCCGTGTACCCGACCACCCTCGGCATCCCGGAATTGCGTGAAGCCATCACCGGCTGGTGCGAGCGCCGCTTCAACGTGCCGAACGGCTGGCTGGACCCGGCGCGCCACGTGCTGCCGGTCAATGGCACCCGTGAAGCGCTGTTTGCCTTCACCCAGACCGTGGTCAACCGTGGCGACGACGCGCTGGTGGTCAGCCCGAATCCGTTTTATCAGATCTATGAAGGTGCCGCGTTCCTGGCCGGAGCCAAGCCACACTACCTGCCGTGCCTGGACGAAAACGGCTTCAATCCGGATTTCGATGCGGTCTCGCCGGACATCTGGAAACGTTGCCAGATCCTGTTCCTGTGCTCCCCGGGCAACCCGACCGGGGCGCTGATCCCGGTGGATGTGCTGAAGAGGCTCATTGCCCTGGCCGACGAGCACGACTTCGTGATTGCCGCGGACGAGTGCTACAGCGAGCTGTACTTCGACGAACAGACCCCGCCACCAGGGCTGCTCAGCGCCTGCGTCGAGCTCGGCCGCCAGGATTTCAAGCGCTGCGTGGTGTTCCACAGCCTGTCCAAACGCTCCAACCTGCCAGGCCTGCGCTCCGGTTTCGTGGCCGGCGATGCGGACATCCTCAAGGGCTTCTTGCTGTATCGCACCTACCACGGCTGCGCGATGCCGGTTCAGACCCAACTGGCGAGCATCGCCGCATGGAACGACGAAGTGCACGTACGGGCCAACCGCGCGCTGTACCGGGAAAAGTTCGACGCGGTACTGGAAATCCTCAGCCCGGTACTGGACGTGCAACGCCCCGACGGTAGCTTCTACCTGTGGCCGAACGTAGCGGGTGATGATGCGGCGTTCTGCCGTGACCTGTTCGAACAGGAACACGTGACCGTGGTACCGGGCTCGTACCTGTCCCGCGAAGTGGATGGCGTCAACCCAGGCGCCGGACGCGTGCGCATGGCCCTGGTCGCGCCATTGGCTGAATGTGTGGAAGCGGCGGAGCGGATTCGCGCGTTCATTCAGCGTCGGGGTTGA
- the map gene encoding type I methionyl aminopeptidase, whose product MTVTLKTPEDIAKMRVAGKLAADVLEMIAEHVKPGVTTEELDRICHDYIVNEQKAIPAPLNYKGFPKSICTSINHVVCHGIPNEKPLKDGDTLNIDVTVIKDGYHGDTSRMFHVGNVPEWAQRLSKVTQECMYMAIELVKPGCRLGDIGEVIQKHAQKNGFSVVREFCGHGIGKVFHEEPQILHYGRAGTGMELQAGMTFTIEPMINQGRADTKVLGDGWTAITKDRKLSAQWEHTLLVTETGYEIFTLRSDDTIARVSA is encoded by the coding sequence ATGACCGTCACCCTCAAGACCCCCGAGGACATCGCAAAAATGCGTGTCGCCGGCAAACTCGCCGCCGACGTGCTGGAAATGATTGCCGAACACGTCAAGCCGGGCGTTACCACCGAAGAACTGGACCGGATCTGCCACGACTACATCGTCAACGAGCAGAAAGCCATTCCTGCCCCGCTCAACTATAAAGGCTTCCCCAAGTCGATCTGCACCTCGATCAACCACGTGGTCTGCCACGGCATCCCCAACGAAAAGCCGTTGAAGGATGGCGACACCCTGAACATCGACGTTACCGTCATCAAGGATGGTTACCACGGTGACACCAGCCGCATGTTCCATGTCGGCAACGTGCCGGAATGGGCCCAGCGCCTGTCGAAAGTCACCCAGGAATGCATGTACATGGCCATCGAACTGGTGAAACCGGGCTGCCGCCTGGGAGACATCGGTGAAGTGATCCAGAAACACGCGCAGAAGAACGGCTTTTCGGTGGTGCGCGAATTCTGCGGCCACGGTATCGGCAAAGTGTTCCATGAAGAACCGCAGATCCTGCACTACGGCCGTGCCGGCACCGGCATGGAGCTGCAAGCGGGCATGACCTTCACCATCGAGCCAATGATCAACCAGGGTCGCGCCGACACCAAGGTACTGGGCGACGGCTGGACCGCCATCACCAAGGACCGCAAGCTGTCGGCCCAGTGGGAACATACCTTGCTGGTTACCGAGACTGGGTACGAGATCTTCACCCTGCGCAGCGATGACACCATCGCTCGCGTTTCCGCCTGA
- a CDS encoding aminotransferase class V-fold PLP-dependent enzyme: MLIPSPWRADFPAIAALQRQGQTYLDNAATTQKPQALLDALAHYYANGAANVHRAQHLPGAHATQAFEDSRLKVSQWLNAGDCGQIVFTHGATSALNLLAYGLEHLFNPGDEIVISALEHHANLLPWQQLAERRALTLVVLPLGADGVIDISAAAELIGPRTRLLAVSQLSNVLGTWQPLPALLALAKVQGALTVIDGAQGVVHGRHDVEALGCDFYVFSSHKLYGPEGLGVLFGRTEALHQLRHWQFGGEMVQQADYHSATFRPAPLGFEAGTPPIASVIGLGATLDYLSGLDPQAVSDHETALHDYLLHGLLARNGVRLVGNPSLALVSFVVEGVHNADLAHLLTEQGIAVRAGHHCAMPLFKHLKLSGAIRVSLALYNDSADIERFFEALDQALEMLR, from the coding sequence ATGTTGATTCCCTCTCCCTGGCGCGCCGATTTCCCGGCCATCGCCGCCTTGCAACGGCAAGGCCAGACCTACCTGGACAACGCCGCCACCACGCAAAAACCCCAAGCCCTGCTGGACGCCCTGGCGCATTACTACGCCAATGGCGCGGCCAACGTGCATCGCGCACAGCATCTGCCGGGCGCCCATGCGACCCAGGCATTCGAAGACAGCCGACTCAAAGTGTCGCAATGGCTCAATGCCGGGGATTGCGGGCAAATCGTCTTCACCCATGGCGCCACTTCGGCGCTGAATCTTCTGGCCTATGGGCTGGAACATCTTTTCAATCCGGGCGATGAAATCGTCATCAGTGCCCTGGAACACCACGCCAACCTGCTGCCGTGGCAACAACTGGCCGAGCGTCGTGCGTTGACGCTGGTGGTGTTGCCGCTGGGTGCCGACGGGGTGATCGATATCAGCGCCGCCGCCGAACTGATCGGCCCACGTACGCGCCTGCTGGCGGTGAGCCAGCTGTCCAACGTGCTGGGCACCTGGCAGCCCTTGCCAGCGCTATTGGCCCTGGCCAAGGTCCAAGGCGCGCTGACGGTGATCGATGGCGCCCAGGGTGTGGTTCATGGCCGTCACGATGTGGAGGCACTGGGCTGCGACTTTTATGTATTTTCCAGCCACAAGCTCTATGGCCCCGAAGGACTGGGCGTGTTGTTCGGCCGCACCGAAGCGCTTCATCAACTGCGTCATTGGCAGTTCGGCGGCGAGATGGTGCAACAGGCCGACTACCACAGCGCCACGTTCCGTCCGGCGCCACTGGGCTTCGAAGCCGGCACGCCGCCGATTGCCAGTGTGATCGGCCTGGGCGCGACCCTCGACTACCTGTCCGGCCTCGACCCGCAGGCAGTCAGCGACCATGAAACTGCACTGCATGACTACCTGCTTCACGGGCTGCTGGCGCGCAATGGCGTCCGCCTGGTGGGCAATCCGAGCCTGGCCCTGGTCAGCTTCGTGGTCGAAGGCGTGCACAACGCCGACCTGGCCCACTTGCTGACCGAACAAGGCATCGCTGTACGCGCCGGGCATCACTGCGCCATGCCGCTGTTCAAACATCTGAAGCTGTCGGGGGCGATTCGCGTGTCGCTGGCGCTGTACAACGACTCCGCCGATATCGAACGCTTCTTCGAGGCTCTGGACCAGGCCCTGGAGATGCTCCGATGA